The proteins below are encoded in one region of Streptomyces cyanogenus:
- a CDS encoding class I SAM-dependent methyltransferase yields the protein MPTSPLTPQTTTPLDPFQEPRREDCPWCGSRRLRTRVRAPDPLRHRPGTFVLDGCRDCGHAFQNPRLTAEGIAFFHREFYDRHLDELTARVLSPRAVHRRHRTTARRLSALPEPESWLDVGTGYGRFPEAAKEFFPYTSFDGLDPAARVEQALLAGRVEEAHRGYLATPGTAARLRARYDVVTLFHHLQHAPDPRAELRAALTVLRPGGHLVVELPDPRCVFATLLGKRWLPYGQPRHLHLLPPANLRAELETLGCTILVTDRRDPHLPYDLAAAVALSLARSHPLLRLAASPLLDVAAALDHVLAPFLRRTRFSNAYRIVARKSP from the coding sequence ATGCCGACCTCGCCCCTCACCCCGCAGACCACCACCCCCCTCGACCCCTTCCAGGAGCCGCGCCGTGAGGACTGCCCCTGGTGCGGCTCCCGCAGGCTGCGCACCCGGGTGCGCGCCCCCGACCCGCTGCGGCACCGGCCGGGCACGTTCGTCCTCGACGGATGCCGGGACTGCGGCCACGCCTTCCAGAACCCGCGGCTCACCGCGGAGGGCATCGCCTTCTTCCACCGGGAGTTCTACGACAGGCACCTCGACGAGCTCACCGCCCGCGTCCTCTCGCCCCGGGCGGTCCACCGCCGGCACCGCACCACCGCCCGGCGCCTGTCGGCCCTGCCGGAGCCGGAGAGCTGGCTGGACGTCGGCACGGGGTACGGCCGCTTTCCCGAGGCGGCGAAGGAGTTCTTCCCCTACACCAGCTTCGACGGGCTCGATCCCGCGGCCCGTGTGGAGCAGGCGCTGCTGGCGGGGCGGGTGGAGGAGGCGCACCGGGGCTACCTGGCGACGCCGGGGACGGCTGCGCGGCTGCGCGCCCGCTACGACGTGGTCACCCTGTTCCACCACCTGCAGCACGCGCCCGACCCGCGCGCCGAACTCCGCGCCGCGCTGACCGTGCTGCGGCCCGGCGGTCACCTGGTCGTCGAACTCCCGGACCCCCGCTGCGTCTTCGCCACGCTGCTCGGCAAACGGTGGCTCCCCTACGGCCAGCCGCGCCACCTGCACCTGCTGCCCCCGGCCAACCTGCGCGCGGAGCTGGAGACCCTGGGCTGCACGATCCTGGTCACGGACCGCAGGGATCCGCACCTGCCCTACGACCTCGCAGCCGCCGTCGCCCTCTCCCTGGCCCGCAGCCACCCACTGCTCCGGCTCGCGGCGAGCCCCCTCCTGGACGTGGCCGCGGCACTGGACCATGTCCTGGCCCCCTTCCTCCGCCGCACCCGCTTCTCGAACGCGTACCGCATCGTGGCGCGGAAGTCGCCCTAG
- the cobT gene encoding nicotinate-nucleotide--dimethylbenzimidazole phosphoribosyltransferase, with protein sequence MSSLNLDDFTDLIERPDGGVRRDAEARRERQIVPPGALGRLDELGEWLAAARGTVPVRPVERPRVVLFAGDHGVAELGVSARPAGGAEQLVRAVLEGAGPVSVLARRLEVPVRVVDMALDCEPDVFPKDVTRHRVRRGSGRIDIEDALTVEEAEAALLAGVAVADEEADSGTDLVVLGDVSVGGTTPAAVLIAALCGTDASVVTGRGGVAIDDLAWMRKCAAIRDALRRARPVLGDQLQLLAAVGGADLAAMTGFLLQCAVRKLPVILDGVVAAACALVAQRVAFRAPDWWLAGHDSGEPGQAKALDRMALEPLLEQGVKVGEGVGALLALPLVRAAAALAAELPEKPAAEETAGAEAAQAVEAPETE encoded by the coding sequence ATGAGCAGCCTTAATCTGGACGACTTCACCGATCTGATCGAGCGCCCGGACGGGGGCGTGCGCCGTGACGCCGAGGCCCGGCGGGAGCGCCAGATCGTGCCGCCGGGGGCGCTGGGCCGGCTGGACGAGTTGGGCGAGTGGCTGGCGGCGGCGCGGGGCACCGTACCGGTGCGGCCGGTCGAACGGCCGCGGGTGGTGCTGTTCGCCGGTGACCACGGCGTCGCCGAGCTGGGCGTGTCGGCGCGGCCCGCGGGCGGTGCGGAGCAGCTGGTGCGGGCGGTGCTGGAGGGTGCCGGCCCGGTGTCCGTGCTCGCGCGCCGACTGGAGGTGCCGGTACGGGTCGTGGACATGGCGCTGGACTGCGAGCCGGACGTCTTCCCGAAGGACGTGACACGGCACCGCGTGCGGCGGGGCAGCGGCCGTATCGACATCGAGGACGCGCTCACCGTGGAGGAGGCGGAGGCCGCGCTGCTGGCGGGTGTCGCGGTCGCCGACGAGGAGGCCGACTCGGGTACCGATCTCGTGGTGCTCGGCGATGTCAGTGTGGGCGGGACCACGCCGGCGGCGGTGCTGATCGCCGCGCTGTGCGGGACCGACGCGTCCGTGGTGACCGGGCGGGGCGGGGTCGCGATCGACGACCTGGCGTGGATGCGCAAGTGCGCGGCGATCCGGGACGCCCTCCGGCGGGCCCGGCCGGTGCTCGGGGACCAGCTCCAGCTGCTGGCGGCGGTGGGCGGGGCGGACCTCGCGGCGATGACCGGGTTCCTGCTCCAGTGCGCGGTGCGGAAGCTGCCGGTGATCCTCGACGGGGTCGTGGCCGCCGCGTGCGCGCTGGTCGCCCAGCGGGTCGCGTTCCGGGCGCCGGACTGGTGGCTGGCCGGCCACGACAGCGGGGAGCCGGGGCAGGCGAAGGCGCTGGACCGGATGGCCCTCGAACCGCTGCTGGAGCAGGGCGTGAAGGTCGGCGAGGGCGTCGGCGCGCTGCTGGCGCTGCCGCTGGTACGGGCCGCGGCCGCGCTGGCCGCGGAGTTGCCGGAGAAGCCGGCCGCCGAGGAGACGGCGGGCGCCGAGGCGGCGCAGGCAGTGGAGGCGCCGGAGACGGAGTAG
- a CDS encoding DUF3043 domain-containing protein, protein MPVQPLPLGFVFRSRAKEEKAPADKAAVTDSKQTRDPQAPKGRPTPKRSEAQSQRRSVAHTPTNRKEAAKRQREERRRALERQRQALAGGDERYLPARDKGPVRRFARDWVDSRFNVAEFFLPLAVVILVLSVVRVPAIQSIALLLWLVVIVLIVLDAAFSGFRLKKRLKERFGDENTRGAVAYALMRSLQMRRLRLPKPQVKRGERP, encoded by the coding sequence ATGCCGGTGCAGCCCTTACCCTTGGGTTTTGTGTTCCGTAGCCGTGCCAAGGAAGAGAAGGCCCCCGCCGACAAGGCGGCGGTGACCGACTCCAAGCAGACCCGTGACCCGCAGGCCCCGAAGGGCAGGCCCACGCCCAAGCGCAGTGAGGCCCAGTCCCAGCGCCGCAGCGTCGCCCACACGCCGACGAACCGCAAGGAGGCAGCCAAGCGCCAGCGCGAGGAGCGGCGGCGGGCGCTGGAGCGGCAGCGCCAGGCGCTGGCCGGCGGCGACGAGCGGTATCTGCCCGCCCGGGACAAGGGCCCGGTCCGCCGGTTCGCCCGGGACTGGGTGGACTCGCGCTTCAACGTCGCGGAGTTCTTCCTGCCGCTCGCCGTGGTCATCCTGGTGCTGAGCGTGGTGCGGGTGCCCGCGATCCAGAGCATCGCGCTGCTGCTGTGGCTGGTCGTGATCGTGCTGATCGTGCTGGACGCGGCGTTCAGCGGCTTCCGGCTGAAGAAGCGGCTCAAGGAGCGCTTCGGTGACGAGAACACGCGCGGTGCGGTCGCCTACGCCCTGATGCGGTCTCTGCAGATGCGCCGGCTTCGGCTGCCGAAGCCGCAGGTCAAGCGCGGAGAGCGGCCCTGA
- a CDS encoding class I SAM-dependent methyltransferase yields MGGLRDVVSQELVARQLDEQIAGRFPVGRRLRVLDVGMGRGEQALRLARLGHQVTGVEQDATMIAAAREAVAREPEGIRERVRLVQGDGRDTGVHFLPGSFDVVLCHAVLMYVEEPDPLVAGLARMLASGGLLSLLVRNGDALAMRPGLTGDWAGALAAFDTTAYRNRLGLDVRADRLASLTATLAGIAAPLHAWYGVRVFTDTAADDAAIPDDLRTLLAVEERAGRTDPYRGVAALLHLCGVRG; encoded by the coding sequence CTGGGCGGTCTGCGGGATGTCGTCAGCCAGGAGCTGGTGGCGCGGCAGCTGGACGAGCAGATAGCCGGGCGGTTCCCGGTCGGACGGCGGCTGCGGGTGCTCGACGTGGGGATGGGCCGGGGCGAGCAGGCGCTGCGGCTGGCCCGGCTCGGTCACCAGGTGACCGGGGTCGAGCAGGACGCGACGATGATCGCCGCCGCCCGGGAGGCCGTGGCCCGGGAACCGGAGGGCATCCGGGAGCGGGTCCGGCTGGTGCAGGGCGACGGGCGGGACACCGGCGTGCACTTCCTGCCGGGCAGCTTCGACGTGGTGCTGTGCCACGCCGTACTGATGTACGTCGAGGAGCCCGACCCACTGGTGGCGGGCCTGGCCCGGATGCTGGCCTCCGGCGGCCTGCTCTCCCTCCTGGTTCGCAACGGCGACGCGCTCGCCATGCGCCCGGGCCTGACCGGTGACTGGGCCGGCGCCCTGGCCGCGTTCGACACCACCGCCTACCGCAACCGCCTCGGCCTGGACGTCCGCGCCGACCGTCTGGCCTCCCTGACCGCCACGCTCGCCGGCATCGCCGCGCCGCTGCACGCCTGGTACGGCGTCCGGGTCTTCACGGACACGGCGGCGGACGACGCGGCGATACCCGACGACCTCCGGACGCTGCTGGCGGTGGAGGAGCGGGCCGGGCGTACGGACCCCTATCGCGGGGTGGCGGCGCTGCTGCATCTGTGCGGGGTACGCGGCTGA
- a CDS encoding S1C family serine protease, which produces MDASRTRARAPRTAVRAAALACCAALAAGCTVPAVPAGPDTTATAPEGARAGVPMAASDLQNQYQRVIKDVLPSVVQIQASHDLGSGVVYDGNGHIVTNAHVVGSEKTFQVTTANSEEPLTASLVYSYPEQDLAVIRLDRVPDGLKPAVFGNSDKVEVGQIVLAMGSPLGLSSSVTQGIVSATGRTVSEGDDAGGTGATIANMVQTSAAINPGNSGGALVGLDGQVIGIPTLAAADPSLGGSAAPGIGFAIPASMVRTIADQIVRQGKVVDSGRAALDITARTVVDDRYRPVGVAVVSVRAGGAAARAGLLPGDIITKVGDQPITTITSLAEALAAGRPGGRTSVTYLRDGTEKTVQVTLGEQ; this is translated from the coding sequence ATGGACGCTTCCCGTACCCGCGCGCGTGCCCCGCGGACGGCCGTCCGCGCCGCCGCGCTGGCGTGCTGCGCCGCCCTCGCCGCCGGCTGCACGGTTCCGGCCGTCCCGGCCGGTCCGGACACCACGGCGACGGCTCCGGAGGGCGCCCGGGCGGGCGTGCCGATGGCCGCGAGCGACCTGCAGAACCAGTACCAGAGGGTCATCAAGGACGTCCTGCCGTCGGTCGTGCAGATCCAGGCGAGCCACGACCTGGGCTCCGGGGTGGTGTACGACGGCAACGGACACATCGTCACCAACGCGCACGTCGTCGGGTCGGAGAAGACCTTCCAGGTGACCACGGCCAACAGCGAGGAGCCGCTCACCGCGAGCCTGGTCTACTCCTACCCCGAGCAGGACCTGGCCGTGATCCGGCTGGACCGGGTGCCGGACGGGCTGAAACCGGCGGTGTTCGGGAACTCCGACAAGGTGGAGGTCGGCCAGATCGTGCTGGCGATGGGGTCGCCGCTGGGGCTGTCGTCCAGCGTGACCCAGGGGATCGTCTCGGCGACCGGACGGACCGTCAGCGAGGGCGACGACGCAGGCGGTACGGGCGCGACGATCGCGAACATGGTGCAGACGTCGGCCGCGATCAACCCGGGCAACAGCGGCGGCGCCCTGGTCGGCCTCGACGGGCAGGTGATCGGCATCCCGACGCTCGCGGCGGCCGACCCGAGCCTCGGCGGCAGCGCGGCGCCGGGCATCGGGTTCGCGATCCCGGCGTCGATGGTGCGGACGATCGCCGACCAGATCGTCAGGCAGGGCAAGGTCGTCGACTCCGGGCGGGCGGCCCTCGACATCACGGCGCGGACCGTCGTGGACGACCGCTACCGGCCGGTCGGGGTGGCGGTGGTCAGCGTCCGGGCCGGCGGCGCGGCCGCACGGGCGGGCCTGCTGCCCGGGGACATCATCACCAAGGTGGGTGACCAGCCCATCACCACCATCACCTCGCTCGCCGAGGCCCTGGCGGCCGGCAGGCCGGGCGGACGGACGTCGGTGACGTACCTGCGCGACGGCACGGAGAAGACGGTCCAGGTGACGCTGGGCGAGCAGTGA
- a CDS encoding phosphatidylglycerol lysyltransferase domain-containing protein produces the protein MGDARIAVEQRVEAARTGERVRRSPAASRRAAAFVVWYLRTVAFVNFLSAVWVSLGQDVRRHNQDDFFTPYLLTAGFASGVFTAFLAITMRRRKRAAWILNLVVSGLFLALFAFAMAFPEIRRYPQNWVSLALTAAFVGALLVGRREFYAKGDRSNPRLAATVAVGGGLAASLLAGLLVTVTNQAPDAARSTFPERWHYGALRLVSVAAEESHFPGIDPPNWANVAVNVLSTALLLAVLYAAFRSRRAVDPLTEDDEKRLRELLERHGDRDSLGYFALRREKSVVWSPTGKAGVVYRVVGGVSLASGDPIGDPEAWPGAIVPWLAQARAHGWIPAVMGASEEAGTVYSRHGLNALELGDEAIVEVAEFTLEGRAMRTVRQAYNRVQRSGYRVRIRRHADIPAHEMAYLLERADDWRDGATERGFSMALGRLGDPGDGRCVMLECTDAEGRLRALLSFVPWGPHGLSLDLMRRGRDADGSANGLMEFMVIELLRRAGEIGITQVSLNFAMFRSVFERGARLGAGPVLRLWRSLLSFFSRWWQIESLYRANAKYRPIWEPRFLLFEKSADLLRIGLASARAEGFLEAPGLPKWLHRRHLDTHR, from the coding sequence ATGGGAGATGCCCGAATTGCCGTGGAGCAGCGAGTCGAGGCGGCGCGGACGGGTGAGCGCGTGCGGCGGTCCCCGGCGGCTTCCCGGCGGGCCGCCGCGTTCGTCGTCTGGTACCTGCGGACCGTCGCCTTCGTCAACTTCCTCAGCGCGGTGTGGGTCTCGCTCGGCCAGGACGTGCGCCGGCACAACCAGGACGACTTCTTCACGCCGTACCTGCTGACGGCCGGCTTCGCCTCCGGTGTGTTCACCGCCTTCCTGGCGATCACCATGCGGCGCCGCAAGCGCGCCGCATGGATCCTCAACCTGGTGGTGAGCGGGCTCTTCCTCGCGCTGTTCGCGTTCGCCATGGCGTTCCCGGAGATCCGGCGGTACCCGCAGAACTGGGTCTCCCTGGCGCTGACGGCCGCCTTCGTGGGCGCTCTGCTCGTCGGCCGGCGGGAGTTCTACGCCAAGGGCGACCGGTCCAACCCGCGGCTCGCGGCCACGGTGGCCGTCGGCGGCGGGCTGGCGGCGAGCCTGCTGGCCGGGCTGCTCGTGACGGTCACCAACCAGGCGCCGGACGCGGCCCGGTCGACGTTCCCGGAGCGCTGGCACTACGGCGCCCTGCGGCTGGTCTCCGTGGCCGCCGAGGAGTCCCACTTCCCGGGCATCGACCCGCCGAACTGGGCCAACGTGGCGGTCAACGTGCTCAGTACGGCCCTGCTCCTGGCCGTCCTGTACGCCGCCTTCCGGTCCCGGCGAGCCGTGGACCCGCTCACCGAGGACGACGAGAAGCGGCTGCGCGAGCTGCTGGAGCGGCACGGCGACCGCGACTCGCTCGGCTACTTCGCGCTGCGCCGGGAGAAGAGCGTCGTGTGGTCGCCGACGGGCAAGGCGGGCGTCGTCTACCGGGTGGTCGGCGGGGTGAGCCTGGCGTCCGGGGACCCGATCGGGGATCCGGAGGCGTGGCCGGGGGCGATCGTGCCGTGGCTCGCCCAGGCGCGGGCGCACGGCTGGATCCCGGCGGTGATGGGGGCGAGCGAGGAGGCCGGGACGGTCTACTCCCGGCACGGCCTGAACGCGCTCGAACTCGGGGACGAGGCGATCGTGGAGGTCGCCGAGTTCACCCTGGAGGGCCGGGCGATGCGCACCGTCCGGCAGGCGTACAACCGGGTGCAGCGGTCCGGGTACCGGGTGCGCATCCGGCGGCACGCGGACATCCCGGCGCATGAGATGGCGTACCTCCTCGAACGGGCCGACGACTGGCGGGACGGCGCCACCGAGCGCGGCTTCAGCATGGCGCTGGGCCGGCTCGGGGACCCCGGCGACGGCCGGTGCGTGATGCTGGAGTGCACGGACGCCGAGGGCCGGCTGCGGGCGCTGCTGAGCTTCGTGCCGTGGGGGCCGCACGGGCTGTCACTGGACCTCATGCGCCGCGGCCGGGACGCCGACGGCTCCGCCAACGGGCTGATGGAGTTCATGGTCATCGAGTTGCTGCGGCGGGCCGGCGAGATCGGGATCACGCAGGTCTCACTGAACTTCGCGATGTTCCGGTCGGTCTTCGAACGTGGCGCACGTCTCGGTGCCGGTCCGGTGCTGAGGCTGTGGCGGTCGCTGCTCAGCTTCTTCTCACGCTGGTGGCAGATCGAGTCGCTGTACCGCGCCAACGCGAAGTACCGGCCCATCTGGGAGCCGCGGTTCCTGCTCTTCGAGAAGAGCGCGGACCTGCTGCGCATCGGCCTCGCCTCGGCCCGCGCGGAAGGCTTCCTGGAGGCGCCGGGGCTGCCGAAGTGGCTGCACCGCAGGCACCTGGACACGCACCGATGA
- the pspAA gene encoding PspA-associated protein PspAA: protein MIVRIMGEGQVRLDDSHLAELNQLDDELLAEMESGDEDGFRRTLGALLDAVRRLGTPLPDASLEPSDLILPSADATLEEVRELLSDEGLIPG from the coding sequence GTGATCGTACGGATCATGGGGGAGGGCCAGGTGAGGCTGGACGACAGCCACCTCGCCGAGCTGAACCAGCTGGACGACGAGCTGCTGGCCGAGATGGAGAGCGGCGACGAGGACGGCTTCCGCCGCACCCTCGGCGCCCTCCTGGACGCCGTCCGCCGGCTCGGCACGCCGCTGCCGGACGCCTCGCTGGAGCCGTCCGACCTGATCCTGCCGTCGGCCGACGCGACGCTGGAGGAGGTCCGGGAACTGCTGAGCGACGAGGGGCTGATCCCGGGCTGA
- a CDS encoding bifunctional adenosylcobinamide kinase/adenosylcobinamide-phosphate guanylyltransferase: protein MDITLLGTGSPVGLPRPDCSCAACATALGPDARAATAVLVDGALLLDLTPGAAFAAARAGHSLGGVRQVLLSHPHDGPAVEVPAGLPQPGRVPDGRELALLTGHRVRAVAMDAGGTGYAVTGPDGQRLLYLPPGGAPAGLEEATAESYDMLLADVVGRPDALARLRAVGSVGPTTDVLAVHLDHDVPPGAELRRRLAAAGARAVPDGTTLVVGAYEEVPDVPRRTLVLGGARSGKSVEAERRLEAFPDVLYVATGGTRGGDTEWAARVAAHRERRPGSWRTTETTDLVPLLAEDGPPLLIDCLSLWLTDVMDSVGAWDDAEWAGGGEKALRERVRELASAVRATRRTVVAVSNEVGSGIVPATASGRRYRDELGRLNAAFGAECEQVLLVVAGQALVLRG from the coding sequence GTGGACATCACTCTGCTCGGTACCGGCTCCCCCGTGGGACTGCCTCGCCCCGACTGTTCCTGTGCCGCCTGTGCGACCGCGCTCGGGCCGGACGCACGGGCCGCGACCGCGGTGCTGGTGGACGGCGCGCTGCTGCTCGATCTGACGCCGGGTGCGGCCTTCGCGGCCGCGCGCGCCGGGCATTCGCTGGGCGGGGTACGGCAGGTGCTGCTGTCCCATCCGCACGACGGCCCTGCGGTGGAGGTGCCGGCCGGGCTGCCGCAGCCCGGGCGGGTGCCGGACGGGCGGGAGTTGGCGCTGCTGACGGGGCATCGGGTGCGGGCGGTGGCGATGGACGCGGGCGGCACCGGGTACGCGGTGACCGGGCCGGACGGGCAGCGGCTGCTGTACCTGCCGCCGGGCGGGGCGCCGGCCGGTCTGGAGGAGGCGACGGCGGAGTCGTACGACATGCTCCTCGCGGACGTCGTCGGGCGCCCCGACGCGCTCGCCCGGCTGCGCGCGGTGGGTTCGGTCGGCCCCACGACGGACGTGCTCGCCGTCCACCTGGACCACGACGTGCCGCCGGGCGCGGAGTTGCGGCGCCGGCTCGCGGCGGCCGGGGCGCGGGCGGTGCCGGACGGTACGACGCTGGTGGTCGGGGCGTACGAGGAGGTGCCGGACGTGCCGCGGCGGACGCTGGTGCTGGGCGGGGCGCGCTCGGGCAAGTCGGTGGAGGCGGAGCGGCGGCTGGAGGCCTTCCCGGACGTGCTGTACGTGGCGACGGGCGGCACGCGGGGCGGGGACACCGAGTGGGCGGCGCGGGTGGCCGCGCACCGGGAGCGGCGGCCGGGGTCGTGGCGTACGACGGAGACGACGGACCTGGTGCCGCTGCTCGCCGAGGACGGGCCGCCGCTGCTGATCGACTGTCTGTCGCTGTGGCTGACCGATGTGATGGACTCCGTCGGCGCGTGGGACGACGCGGAGTGGGCGGGCGGTGGCGAGAAGGCGTTGCGGGAGCGGGTGCGGGAGCTGGCGTCCGCGGTGCGGGCCACCCGGCGGACCGTGGTGGCGGTGTCCAACGAGGTCGGTTCCGGGATCGTCCCGGCGACGGCCTCGGGGCGGCGGTACCGGGACGAACTGGGGCGCCTGAACGCGGCGTTCGGGGCGGAGTGCGAGCAGGTGCTGCTGGTCGTCGCCGGGCAGGCGCTGGTGCTCCGGGGGTGA
- a CDS encoding sensor histidine kinase, translating to MSTLERARCSLRAHPLALDAALAAGVLACMVAGSFAVPRREHGVVWELRIPDVLSLLLMLAGAAALVFRRRTPRTVLAVTGTVSLVEFVTGDPRTPVAMSAVVALYTVAATTDRSTTWRLGLLTMTVLTAAAMLAGPLPWYAQENLGVLAWTGIGATAGDAVRSRRAVVQAIRERAERAERTREEEARRRVAEERLRIARDLHDVVAHHIALVNVQAGVAAHVMDKRPDQAKEALAHVREASRSALNELRATVGLLRQSGDPEAPTEPASGLSRLEELADTFRSAGLPVAVARADQGTELPAAVDLAAYRIVQEALTNVQKHAGPDAEAEVSVVRVGPNVEVTVLDDGSGAAGEPAAGGGHGLLGMRERVTALGGTLTTGPRYGGGFRVHAILPVKTTTAQGEPV from the coding sequence GTGAGCACTCTCGAACGCGCCCGGTGCAGTCTCAGGGCGCACCCCCTCGCGCTGGACGCGGCCCTCGCGGCGGGCGTGCTGGCATGCATGGTCGCCGGTTCCTTCGCCGTGCCCCGGCGCGAGCACGGCGTCGTCTGGGAGCTGCGGATCCCCGACGTCCTGAGCCTGCTGCTGATGCTGGCCGGCGCGGCGGCGCTCGTCTTCCGCCGCCGCACCCCGCGCACGGTCCTGGCCGTCACCGGCACGGTGTCCCTCGTCGAGTTCGTCACCGGCGACCCGCGCACCCCGGTCGCGATGTCCGCCGTCGTCGCCCTGTACACCGTGGCCGCGACCACCGACCGGTCCACCACCTGGCGACTCGGCCTGCTCACCATGACCGTGCTGACGGCCGCCGCCATGCTCGCCGGCCCGCTGCCCTGGTACGCCCAGGAGAACCTGGGCGTGCTCGCCTGGACCGGCATCGGCGCCACCGCCGGGGACGCCGTACGCAGCCGCCGCGCGGTCGTCCAGGCCATCCGGGAGCGCGCGGAACGCGCCGAGCGCACCCGTGAGGAGGAGGCGCGCCGCCGGGTCGCGGAGGAGCGGCTGCGCATCGCCCGCGACCTGCACGACGTCGTCGCCCACCACATCGCCCTCGTCAATGTGCAGGCCGGCGTCGCCGCCCACGTCATGGACAAGCGGCCCGACCAGGCCAAGGAGGCCCTCGCGCACGTCCGGGAGGCCAGCCGCAGCGCGCTGAACGAACTCCGCGCCACCGTCGGCCTGCTCCGTCAGTCCGGAGACCCGGAGGCCCCCACCGAACCGGCCTCCGGCCTGAGCCGGCTGGAGGAGCTGGCCGACACCTTCCGCAGCGCGGGCCTGCCGGTGGCCGTGGCCCGCGCCGACCAGGGCACCGAACTCCCGGCCGCCGTCGACCTGGCCGCCTACCGGATCGTCCAGGAGGCGCTCACCAACGTGCAGAAGCACGCCGGTCCCGACGCCGAGGCCGAGGTGAGCGTCGTACGGGTCGGACCGAACGTGGAGGTCACCGTGCTGGACGACGGCTCGGGCGCGGCCGGCGAGCCGGCGGCCGGCGGCGGGCACGGGCTGCTCGGCATGCGCGAGCGGGTCACCGCCCTCGGCGGCACCCTGACCACCGGGCCCCGCTACGGCGGCGGCTTCCGGGTCCATGCGATCCTGCCGGTCAAGACGACGACGGCCCAGGGGGAGCCCGTATGA
- a CDS encoding response regulator: MTIRVLLADDQALLRSAFRVLVDSEPDMEVVGEASDGAEAVRLAREHGPDVVLMDIRMPGTDGLAATRLISADPSLAQVRVVILTTFEVDDYVVQALRAGASGFLGKGSEPEELLSAIRVAAGGEALLSPAATKGLIARFLAQGDDGDGRDPARSERLGALTGREREVLVQVAGGHSNDEIAERLAVSPLTVKTHVNRAMAKLGARDRAQLVVIAYESGLVRPRME; the protein is encoded by the coding sequence ATGACCATCCGTGTCCTGCTCGCCGACGACCAGGCACTGCTGCGCAGCGCGTTCCGGGTGCTGGTCGACTCCGAGCCCGACATGGAGGTGGTGGGGGAGGCCTCCGACGGCGCGGAGGCGGTCCGCCTGGCCCGGGAGCACGGCCCCGACGTCGTCCTCATGGACATCCGGATGCCCGGCACCGACGGTCTCGCCGCGACCCGGCTGATCAGCGCCGATCCCTCCCTCGCGCAGGTCCGTGTGGTCATCCTGACCACGTTCGAGGTCGACGACTACGTCGTCCAGGCGCTGCGGGCCGGCGCCTCCGGCTTCCTCGGCAAGGGCAGCGAACCCGAGGAGCTGCTGAGCGCCATCCGGGTCGCGGCCGGCGGCGAGGCGCTGCTGTCCCCGGCCGCCACCAAGGGCCTGATCGCCCGCTTCCTCGCGCAGGGCGACGACGGCGACGGCCGCGACCCGGCCCGCTCCGAGCGGCTAGGCGCGCTGACCGGCAGGGAGCGGGAGGTCCTCGTCCAGGTCGCCGGCGGCCACTCCAACGACGAGATCGCCGAACGCCTGGCGGTCAGCCCGCTGACGGTGAAGACGCACGTCAACCGGGCCATGGCGAAGCTGGGCGCGCGCGACCGGGCGCAGCTCGTCGTGATCGCGTACGAGTCGGGGCTGGTCCGTCCGAGGATGGAGTGA
- a CDS encoding PspA/IM30 family protein, which produces MKRMGMIFRAKANKALDRAEDPRETLDYSYQKQLELLQKVRRGVADVATSRKRLELQLNQLQQQSAKLEDQGRKALALGREDLAREALSRKAALQQQVTDLETQHATLQGEEEKLTLAAQRLQAKVDAFRTKKETIKATYTAAQAQTRIGEAFSGISEEMGDVGLAIQRAEDKTAQLQARAGAIDELLASGALDDQSGMHKDDIQAELDRLSGGTDVELELQRMKAELAGGSPQQAIEGGTGQGQSQQQPQDTPRFDKQ; this is translated from the coding sequence ATGAAGCGTATGGGGATGATCTTCCGCGCGAAGGCGAACAAGGCCCTTGACCGGGCCGAGGACCCGCGCGAGACCCTCGATTACTCCTACCAGAAGCAGCTGGAGCTGCTGCAGAAGGTGCGGCGCGGCGTGGCCGACGTGGCGACCAGCCGCAAGCGCCTGGAGCTCCAGCTCAACCAGCTCCAGCAGCAGTCCGCCAAGCTGGAGGACCAGGGCCGCAAGGCGCTCGCGCTCGGCCGGGAGGACCTGGCCCGCGAGGCGCTGTCTCGCAAGGCCGCGCTCCAGCAGCAGGTCACGGACCTGGAGACGCAGCACGCGACCCTCCAGGGCGAGGAGGAGAAGCTCACCCTGGCGGCCCAGCGCCTCCAGGCCAAGGTGGACGCCTTCCGTACCAAGAAGGAGACCATCAAGGCCACCTACACCGCCGCCCAGGCCCAGACCCGCATCGGCGAGGCCTTCTCCGGCATCTCCGAGGAGATGGGCGACGTCGGCCTGGCCATCCAGCGCGCCGAGGACAAGACCGCCCAGCTCCAGGCCCGGGCCGGCGCCATCGACGAGCTGCTCGCCTCCGGCGCCCTCGACGACCAGTCCGGCATGCACAAGGACGACATCCAGGCCGAGCTGGACCGGCTCTCCGGTGGTACGGATGTAGAGCTGGAACTGCAGCGCATGAAGGCCGAGCTGGCCGGGGGCTCCCCGCAGCAGGCCATCGAGGGCGGCACCGGTCAGGGGCAGTCCCAGCAGCAGCCGCAGGACACCCCGCGCTTCGACAAGCAGTAG